One genomic region from Stegostoma tigrinum isolate sSteTig4 unplaced genomic scaffold, sSteTig4.hap1 scaffold_90, whole genome shotgun sequence encodes:
- the LOC132209375 gene encoding zinc finger protein 892-like: MRSTGGKGEPEESDEEQARKLEHLQSVNSNLAADSNEMLNSSCLEYHQALIMEAKTSVRTEKPWKCEDCEKEFKYPSSLESHQCGHTGERPFTSPDCGKGFI; encoded by the exons ATGCGCAGTACCGGAGGCAAAGGAGAGCCGGAGGAATCGGATGAGGAACAGGCGCG GAAGTTGGAGCATTTGCAGTCAGTGAACTCAAATCTCGCTGCAGATTCTAACGAAATGTTGAATTCATCATGTCTTGAATATCATCAGGCTTTGATCATGGAAGCCAAAACCAGTGTTCGCactgagaaaccatggaaatgtgaggactgtgagaaggaattcaaatatccatcttccctggaaagtcatcagtgtggtcacactggagagagaccgttcaccagccctgactgtggaaagggattcatttga